The DNA segment TTGGTTGTAAAGCTACCGTCGTCATTATATACTCCTTTATCCGGAGCAAAGCGCATCGCCAAAGAAACCACATCATCACTACCCACTGTTACAGAACCATCCGATTGAGTAGTAACACCATCTTTATTACTTAAACCACCCGTTAAGTTAAGTCCTAACTTTAATTTATCATTTATTTGGGCATTTAAATTTGTTAAAAAGGATGCTCTTTCATACCCTGAGTTCACCAAGATTCCTTCTTGTTTAAAGTAAGTACCCGAAGCATAATAATTCACCTTATCAGATCCTCCAGAAAAAGACAATTGATAATTCTGTGTACTACCTGTTCTATAAATTAAATCCTGCCAATCAGTATCATAAGGTCCCTGCGCATAGGCTGTTGAATTACCTTGGTTAATCCGTATTTGATTTTGATAATCTGCAAAATCATCCGCATTAAGCAAATCCAATTTATTGGCAGTAGTTTGTGCAGAATAAGTAGCGTTAAAGTCAACATTCAACTTACCACTTTTTCCTTTTTTTGTTGTTACTAAAATAACACCATTGGATCCCCTGGAACCATAAATAGCTGTAGCCGATGCATCTTTTAATATTTGCATTGATTCTACGTCGGCTGCCTGTGGCATATTTGCTCCAACAAAACCATCCACCACTATAAGTGGGTCACTACTGGCATTGATAGAGGTATTGCCTCGAATAGTAATACTAATGGGAGCTCCAGGCTCACCTCCATTGTTGGATTGAATATCCACACCAGCAGCTCGTCCCTGTACAGCCTGCATGGCATCTAATACTGGAAATGCTGTTAACTCACTGGATTTAACGGAAGATACAGACCCTGTAACATCACTTTTTTTACGTGCTCCATACCCCACAACAACCACCTCGTCCAAATCGGCAGCGTCTATTTCTAATACTACATTGATCGATTTTGCATCCCCTACGGTAACTTCCTGAGAAGTATAACCTATAAATGAGAAAATAAGTACGGCATTATCGCCTTGGACACTTAGTGAGTAGTTACCGCTAACATCGGTAATGGTTCCGTTTGTAGTTCCTTTTTCAACCACATTAACACCAATAAGAGGTGATCCGTCACTGGCATCTGTCACTGTACCTGTTAGTGTTTGTGCAAGTACTTGCGTGAACAACCCGGCACATAAAAATAATGTAAATAGGATTTTTCGCTTCATTTCATTAGAAATTATAACAATTAGATTTTTAATTAGATCTGCAAAAACAATACACATTCCCTCGTTAGCCCCTCATACCTTGTGCAAAAATATAAGAACCTTAAATTCAAGAATTTGTATTGAAGCTGTTTATAGTAGTGCGCTTAAGCGCAGTATTGGTAGTATGCTACTTTCATTATTTCACTCATTTAAAAGATCAAATATTTCTACTAAAATTTACCACATCATGTAGATGCTCCATCAAATGTTCTTCTGCCTTATTTCCATTTTTATTGACAATCTCCTGCAAAATAGCCTCATGCTCATTGATACGCTTTAACTTACGTTCATCATCACAAACTTTTTCTGTTATATAAACGTTCATTATATCCGGAAGAATAATGAGTAACATAGTCTTTATCACCGAATTATGACATGCCTCTGCAATACGTAGATGAAAAATAAAATCCTCATTCTCTGATGGTAATCCCAATTCACTTTTTGAATTATACTCATCCAGTGCTTTCTGGATAGCAATAATATCTTCATCTGTTCTACGAATAGCAGCTTGCTGAACAGAAAACCGCTCCATCATCACACGTGTTTCGATCAATGAAAAGATATCCGGTTTATCAATTTTCATAATATTAGAAAACAAACCTTCCATAGCAGCAATATCAACACCCGTAACAACAACTCCACTTTGAGGTAAAGTACCTAGAATACCAACATACTCAAGTTTTTTTATGGCCTCCCGAATGTGGGCTCTTCCTATCCCCAACTTCTCTGATAATTTTCTTTCCGAAGGTAACTTATCGCCAGGTTTAAGATAGCCAGACACAATCAATCCCCGAATCTGTATAATTATCTTATCTACCGTCGATTCTACCTCAATCGCCTTAAAATTATCCAATAACTCCATTCTCTATTTTTTATACTTGCTCTATATATGTAAATTAACACCTATCAACTATTTTGTCAAGCTTACAAACTAATCATTGACATACCATCGTTTGGTAGACCAATTTACAAATATTTTATTAATTAACAAATTTTAATGACTCTTTTTACACATACATTCGTTACAACAAACACAGTAAATATCTATATATCTGGGAGTAGAAAGCAATTATAACACAAGAGAACATAAGAGAACAAAGAAAAGCAGAAGCGTTTAAGCCATTGGTTGACCAATTATACTTTTAGAAAAAATGATTTTCTTTCACAAAGAATAAAAGCAAAAACATCTATACTATTTGAATAATAAAAGAGCTCATTCAATAAATCTGCCCTTAGATTCTGATAAAAGAAGCTAAGGACAGATCATTTACATTTAAATTAATTCTTTCAGGAACCAGTTATTCAATAATGTAATAAAAATAACCTGGTAGCTGATTCTATTTTTGGAAATAGTAATTAAACTTGATATAAGAACCATCACCACTGGCCTGTCCAATATTTTCGGGTGCATCAGCGTAGGTTTCAACAATTTCCATAAAACCATATTTGATAGTACCATTCCAGTCTTGTTTTATAATAATAACATCGCCTGGAACAAATTCATCCTCATCATCCGTACCTGAAGTATAGATTTTCAAATCACTGGTATTGGCTCC comes from the Saccharicrinis fermentans DSM 9555 = JCM 21142 genome and includes:
- a CDS encoding FadR/GntR family transcriptional regulator, whose product is MELLDNFKAIEVESTVDKIIIQIRGLIVSGYLKPGDKLPSERKLSEKLGIGRAHIREAIKKLEYVGILGTLPQSGVVVTGVDIAAMEGLFSNIMKIDKPDIFSLIETRVMMERFSVQQAAIRRTDEDIIAIQKALDEYNSKSELGLPSENEDFIFHLRIAEACHNSVIKTMLLIILPDIMNVYITEKVCDDERKLKRINEHEAILQEIVNKNGNKAEEHLMEHLHDVVNFSRNI